One window of Burkholderia vietnamiensis LMG 10929 genomic DNA carries:
- the ntrC gene encoding nitrogen regulation protein NR(I) — protein MKPIWIVDDDQSIRWVLEKALARDSFATRSFANVRDALAALDHESPQVLVSDIRMPGGSGLELLQAMHERLPGLPVIIMTAFSDLDSAVAAFQGGAFEYLAKPFDVDKAVELIRRAVEESLRGGAPQDERVAEAPEMLGQAPAMQDMFRAIGRLSHSAATVLITGESGTGKELVARALHRHSPRANGPFIALNTAAIPKDLLESELFGHERGAFTGAQTTRQGRFEQAENGTLFLDEIGDMPFDLQTRLLRVLSDGQFYRVGGHNPLRANVRVIAATHQNLESRVRQGLFREDLYHRLNVIRLRLPPLRERSEDIPLLTRHFLQKSARDLGVEPKRVSDEALAYLTSLPFPGNVRQLENLANWLTVMAPAQTVEIKDLPPDLVPSGAPVTAAVDGADAPAALGGGDVSRVQPSVGAATLASAPVAAASNGAPAGYPMWESGLRTEVARLLRENSADVMDELARRFEAAVIREALDFTRGRKVEAAERLGIGRNTITRKIQELHLEP, from the coding sequence ATGAAGCCGATCTGGATAGTAGACGACGATCAATCGATTCGCTGGGTGCTCGAAAAGGCGCTCGCCCGCGACAGCTTCGCGACGCGCAGCTTCGCGAACGTGCGCGATGCGCTGGCCGCGCTCGATCACGAGTCGCCGCAGGTGCTCGTATCCGACATCCGGATGCCGGGCGGCTCGGGCCTCGAGTTGCTGCAGGCGATGCACGAGCGTCTGCCCGGCTTGCCCGTCATCATCATGACGGCGTTCTCCGATCTCGACAGCGCAGTGGCCGCGTTCCAGGGCGGCGCGTTCGAATACCTCGCGAAGCCGTTCGACGTCGACAAGGCGGTCGAACTGATCCGCCGCGCGGTGGAGGAAAGCCTGCGCGGCGGCGCACCGCAGGACGAACGCGTGGCCGAGGCGCCCGAGATGCTCGGGCAGGCGCCGGCGATGCAGGACATGTTCCGCGCGATCGGCCGGCTGTCGCATTCGGCCGCGACGGTGCTGATCACCGGCGAGTCGGGCACCGGCAAGGAGCTCGTCGCCCGGGCGCTGCACCGTCACAGCCCGCGCGCGAACGGCCCGTTCATCGCGCTGAACACCGCCGCGATCCCGAAGGATCTGCTGGAATCCGAACTGTTCGGCCATGAGCGCGGCGCGTTCACCGGCGCGCAGACGACCCGCCAGGGCCGCTTCGAGCAGGCCGAGAACGGCACGCTGTTCCTCGACGAAATCGGCGACATGCCGTTCGACCTGCAGACGCGCCTGCTGCGCGTGCTGTCGGACGGCCAGTTCTATCGGGTCGGCGGCCACAACCCGCTGCGCGCGAACGTGCGCGTGATCGCCGCGACGCACCAGAACCTCGAATCGCGCGTGCGGCAGGGGCTGTTCCGCGAGGACCTTTACCACCGGCTCAACGTGATCCGCCTGCGCCTGCCGCCGCTGCGCGAACGCAGCGAAGACATTCCGCTGCTCACGCGCCACTTCCTGCAGAAGAGCGCGCGCGATCTCGGCGTCGAGCCGAAGCGCGTGTCCGACGAAGCGCTCGCGTATCTGACGTCGCTGCCGTTTCCGGGCAACGTGCGGCAACTCGAGAACCTCGCGAACTGGCTGACGGTGATGGCGCCCGCGCAGACGGTCGAGATCAAGGACTTGCCGCCCGATCTCGTGCCGAGCGGCGCGCCGGTGACGGCAGCCGTCGACGGCGCGGACGCGCCCGCGGCCCTCGGCGGCGGCGACGTGTCGCGCGTGCAGCCGTCGGTCGGTGCGGCGACGCTCGCGAGCGCACCCGTTGCGGCCGCATCGAACGGCGCGCCGGCCGGCTATCCGATGTGGGAGAGCGGGCTGCGTACCGAAGTCGCGCGACTGCTGCGCGAAAATTCCGCCGACGTGATGGACGAACTCGCACGCCGCTTCGAGGCTGCCGTGATCCGCGAGGCGCTCGACTTCACGCGCGGCCGCAAGGTCGAGGCGGCCGAGCGGCTCGGCATTGGCCGCAACACGATCACGCGCAAGATCCAGGAACTGCATCTGGAGCCGTAA
- the glnL gene encoding nitrogen regulation protein NR(II), which yields MALKNLIKAKTGQPERLTEDERLARSGLLAGLEALPTVVLVLDRKTLRVAFANPSAEAMLDISRRQLAQRPWGEIFPNANELASTITAIGEERFHATHLDTVLDRPGHEALHVHAIVGFLETAPDFVLVELFENERQSRTDREERIHDLTAVNKQLIRNLAHEIKNPLGGIRGAAQLLEFELGERERGELREYTQVIIKESDRLQTLVDRLLEPHRHPHIVGDVNIHEVCERVRAVMLAEFPRGLTIERDYDVSVPDLRGDKEQLIQALLNIVRNAAQALRERIAQGDARIELRTRIARKVTIAKRLYRLALDLHVVDNGPGIPEEIRDRIFYPLVSGRDDGSGLGLTLAQTFVQQHDGMIEVESRPGRTEFQILLPLDH from the coding sequence ATGGCTCTGAAGAATCTGATCAAGGCGAAGACGGGGCAGCCCGAGCGACTGACGGAAGACGAGCGGCTCGCGCGCTCCGGGCTGCTTGCCGGGCTCGAAGCGCTGCCGACGGTCGTGCTCGTGCTCGACCGCAAGACGCTGCGGGTCGCGTTCGCGAACCCGTCCGCGGAGGCGATGCTCGACATCTCGCGCCGGCAGCTCGCGCAGCGGCCGTGGGGCGAGATCTTCCCGAACGCGAACGAGCTCGCGTCGACGATCACCGCGATCGGCGAGGAGCGCTTTCACGCGACGCATCTCGACACCGTGCTCGATCGGCCCGGCCACGAGGCGTTGCACGTGCATGCGATCGTCGGCTTCCTCGAGACCGCGCCCGATTTCGTGCTCGTCGAGCTGTTCGAGAACGAACGCCAGTCGCGCACCGATCGCGAGGAGCGCATCCACGACCTGACCGCGGTCAACAAGCAGCTGATCCGCAATCTCGCGCACGAGATCAAGAATCCGCTCGGCGGCATTCGCGGCGCCGCGCAGCTGCTCGAATTCGAGCTGGGCGAGCGCGAGCGTGGCGAGTTGCGCGAATACACGCAGGTGATCATCAAGGAGTCCGACCGCCTGCAGACGCTCGTCGACCGGTTGCTGGAGCCGCATCGGCATCCGCACATCGTCGGCGACGTGAACATTCATGAAGTATGCGAACGCGTGCGCGCGGTGATGCTCGCGGAGTTTCCGCGCGGCCTCACGATCGAGCGCGACTACGACGTGAGCGTGCCGGACCTGCGCGGCGACAAGGAGCAGCTGATCCAGGCGCTGCTGAACATCGTGCGCAATGCGGCGCAGGCGCTGCGCGAACGCATCGCGCAGGGCGACGCGAGAATCGAATTGCGCACGCGCATCGCGCGCAAGGTGACGATCGCGAAGCGCCTGTACCGGCTGGCACTGGACTTGCACGTGGTCGACAACGGGCCGGGCATTCCGGAGGAGATTCGCGACCGCATCTTCTACCCGCTCGTGTCCGGGCGCGACGACGGCAGCGGGCTCGGCCTCACGCTCGCGCAAACCTTCGTGCAGCAGCACGACGGGATGATCGAGGTCGAGAGCCGGCCCGGACGTACCGAATTTCAGATCCTGTTGCCGCTCGATCACTGA